The proteins below come from a single Eriocheir sinensis breed Jianghai 21 unplaced genomic scaffold, ASM2467909v1 Scaffold9, whole genome shotgun sequence genomic window:
- the LOC126994865 gene encoding uncharacterized protein LOC126994865, with translation MKQRIRELQLKVEELQQQLEELDEKWQNADVDASVKEIIDTKLKEALDKHRHSIARANLVRLNGGNVKYSRPKDSYINLTSKTLTTDQHEVLNMGLNCHVLSRPSKFQKRVESEVLIDNVEKLQKSGQVIVSPTFKQEVITESTKSRGHYNSNILEKRHIDAAKELRSDPAITIRRADKAAAYVLIDTKEYLSKIDNILSDTTKFKKITRNPTEALKKRLNKLIAKNNSTCDVKFDRLTGEYEMGYCYGNVKTHKPGNKLRPIISQIPTPTYNIAKRLCALLTPYIPTTYCLQSATDFIDILKNNNVGGRVASLDAESLFTNVPVDRTINYIIDRVYNNSSTPTLAIPEAVLRELLECCTKEAPFICPRGNKYCQVDGVAMGSPLGVLLANFFMGCIEEEVFKIIEKPDVYCRYIDDIFIKTKDATEAERLRLHLQETSGLKFTMENSEDGAMPFLDVLVQQEDGRFTTSVYTKPTNPGFCLNGRSECPTKYKDSTICAYIRRALTLQYVEASPSRNRALNSRAPKKHLKEQHRINITREMLEQHGDPDNMS, from the exons ATGAAGCAAAGGATAAGAGAACTCCAGCTAAAGGTAGAAGAGCTTCAGCAACAACTCGAGGAGCTCGATGAGAAATGGCAGAATGCTGACGTTGACGCCTCTGTAAAGGAGATCATAGACACCAAACTAAAAGAGGCTCTAGACAAACACAGGCATTCCATTGCCAGAGCTAACCTGGTTAGATTAAACGGTGGCAACGTCAAGTATTCGCGTCCTAAAGACTCGTACATCAACTTAACCAGCAAGACTCTTACCACAGACCAACATGAAGTACTTAATATGGGTCTCAACTGCCACGTACTGTCAAGACCAAGCAAATTCCAGAAACGAGTCGAATCTGAAGTACTCATAGACAACGTAGAGAAATTACAAAAAAGCGGCCAGGTGATTGTAAGCCCAACTTTCAAGCAAGAAGTGATCACGGAGTCGACAAAATCAAGAGGCCACTACAACAGTAACATACTCGAGAAAAGACACATCGATGCGGCGAAAGAACTTCGATCTGATCCTGCCATTACCATCAGAAGAGCAGATAAGGCTGCTGCATACGTTCTCATCGACACCAAGGAATACTTAAGCAAGATTGACAACATCCTCAGCGACACAACCAAGTTTAAGAAAATCACAAGAAATCCGACGGAAGCCCTCAAGAAAAGACTCAACAAACTAATAGCGAAAAATAACTCCACCTGCGACGTCAAGTTCGACCGACTCACCGGCGAATATGAGATGGGATACTGCTATGGCAATGTCAAGACTCACAAGCCAGGCAACAAATTGAGACCAATAATATCTCAAATCCCAACCCCTACCTACAACATCGCAAAGAGATTGTGCGCCCTCCTTACACCGTACATCCCAACCACCTATTGCCTGCAGTCAGCAACAGACTTCATCGACATCCTCAAGAACAACAACGTGGGAGGAAGAGTTGCTTCACTAGACGCCGAATCCCTCTTTACGAATGTCCCCGTGGAccgcaccatcaactacatcaTCGACCGTGTGTATAATAACAGCTCTACACCTACCCTCGCCATCCCAGAAGCTGTACTTCGAGAGCTACTGGAATGCTGTACAAAGGAAGCACCGTTCATCTGCCCCCGGGGAAACAAATACTGCCAGGTAGATGGCGTAGCCATGGGTTCTCCTCTTGGTGTACTCTTGGCAAATTTTTTCATGGGCTGCATCGAGGAGGAAGTTTTCAAGATAATAGAAAAGCCAGATGTATACTGCCGGTATATTGACGATATATTCATCAAGACAAAGGATGCCACCGAAGCAGAACGCCTTAGACTCCACCTCCAAGAAACCTCCGGACTGAAATTCACCATGGAAAACAGCGAAGACGGAGCCATGCCTTTTCTAGACGTCCTCGTCCAACAAGAAGACGGAAGATTTACCACCAGCGTCTACACCAAACCAACGAACCCAGGATTTTGCTTAAACGGACGAAGTGAGTGCCCCACGAAGTACAAGGATTCCACCATCTGCGCCTATATCAGAAGAGCGCTCACACTGCAGTACGTGGAAGCAAGTCCATCAAGAAATAGAGCGCTCAACTCAA GAGCACCCAAGAAACACCTGAAGGAGCAGCATAGAATCAACATCACAAGAGAAATGCTGGAACAACACGGAGATCCTGACAACATGTCCTGA